A window from Chelmon rostratus isolate fCheRos1 chromosome 13, fCheRos1.pri, whole genome shotgun sequence encodes these proteins:
- the LOC121616398 gene encoding olfactory receptor 11A1-like, producing the protein MDSQVNITYITVDGYVEMHKYRFLYFVIFFSAYILIICSNSTIVYLIWIHQNLHEPMYIFIAALLINSVVFSTAIYPKLFIDFLSEKQIISYSACLFQFHVFYSLGGSEFLLLAAMSYDRYVSICKPLQYPTIMKKTTVSIFLVLAWLVPAGQIAVPAVLNANKKLCSFILKGIFCNNTVYKLHCVISESQVVHDMIILLNVALLPMLFILFSYTRILIISYRSSGEVRRKAAQTCLPHLIVLIGFSCLCAYDVIVIRLESYFPKPVSLIMTLQVVLYNPLFNPIIYGLKMKEISKHLKKLFCPAKMNQCLNTDK; encoded by the coding sequence ATGGATAGTCAAGtaaatataacatatataacTGTTGATGGATATGTGgaaatgcacaaatacagatttctttattttgtgattttcttcTCAGCATATATTCTGATAATCTGCAGTAATTCTACTATTGTCTATCTGATCTGGATTCACCAAAACCTCCATGAGCCGATGTACATTTTCATTGCAGCTCTGTTAATCAACTCAGTTGTTTTTAGCACTGCGATCTACCCAAAGCTGTTTATTGACTTTTTATCTGAGAAGCAGATCATATCTTAttctgcctgtctctttcagtttcatgtgttttactcTTTAGGTGGTTCAGAGTTCTTACTGTTGGCAGCCATGTCTTATGACAGGTATGTGTCCATCTGTAAACCTCTGCAATATCCAACTATCATGAAGAAAACAACTGTCAGTATTTTCTTGGTTTTAGCTTGGCTTGTGCCCGCTGGTCAGATTGCAGTGCCAGCTGTACTGAATGCTAATAAAAAACTCTGtagctttattttaaaaggaATTTTCTGCAATAACACAGTTTACAAACTTCACTGTGTGATCTCAGAATCACAAGTTGTACATGACATGATCATTCTGCTAAATGTTGCACTTCTCCCGATGCTCTTCATCCTTTTCTCATACACCAGGATACTGATAATATCCTATCGAAGTAGTGGAGAAGTCAGgagaaaagctgcacagaccTGTTTACCACATCTGATCGTTTTAATCGgtttctcctgtttgtgtgcatatgaTGTCATTGTAATTAGATTAGAATCGTATTTTCCAAAACCTGTTAGTTTAATAATGACTTTGCAAGTGGTTTTGTATAATCCTCTTTTCAATCCAATCATATACGGactaaaaatgaaagaaatttcTAAACACCTGAAGAAGTTGTTCTGTCCAGCCAAAATGAATCAATGTCTCAACACTGATAAGTGA
- the LOC121615719 gene encoding olfactory receptor 11A1-like, translating to MDSQVNITYITVDGYVEMHKYRFLYFVIFFSAYILIICSNSTIVYLIWIHQNLHEPMYIFIAALLINSVVFSTAIYPKLFIDFLSEKQIISYSACLFQFHVFYSLAGSEFLLLAAMSYDRYVSICKPLQYPTIMKKTTVSIFLVLAWLVPAVECAVPAVLNANKKLCSFILKGIFCNNTVYKLHCVISESQVIRDMIILLNVVLLPILFILFSYTRILIISYRSSGEVRRKAAQTCLPHLIVLINFSCLVFFDVIVIRLESYFPKPVRLIMTLQVVLYNPLFNPIIYGLKMKEISKHLKKLFCPAKMNQCLNTDK from the coding sequence ATGGATAGTCAAGtaaatataacatatataacTGTTGATGGATATGTGgaaatgcacaaatacagatttctttattttgtgattttcttcTCAGCATATATTCTGATAATCTGCAGTAATTCTACTATTGTTTATCTGATCTGGATTCACCAAAACCTCCATGAGCCGATGTACATTTTCATTGCAGCTCTGTTAATCAACTCAGTTGTTTTTAGCACTGCGATCTACCCAAAGCTGTTTATTGACTTTTTATCTGAGAAGCAGATCATATCTTAttctgcctgtctctttcagtttcatgtgttttactcTCTCGCTGGTTCAGAGTTCTTACTGTTGGCAGCCATGTCTTATGACAGGTATGTGTCCATCTGTAAACCTCTGCAATATCCAACTATCATGAAGAAAACAACTGTCAGTATTTTCTTGGTTTTAGCTTGGCTTGTACCCGCTGTTGAGTGTGCAGTGCCAGCTGTACTGAATGCTAATAAAAAACTCTGtagctttattttaaaaggaATTTTCTGCAATAACACAGTTTACAAACTTCACTGTGTGATCTCAGAATCACAAGTTATACGTGATATGATAATTCTGCTAAATGTTGTACTTCTTCCAAtactcttcatcctcttctcaTACACCAGGATACTGATAATATCCTATCGAAGTAGTGGAGAAGTCAGgagaaaagctgcacagaccTGTTTACCACATCTGATCGTTTTAATCAATTTCtcctgtttggttttttttgatGTCATTGTAATTAGATTAGAATCGTATTTTCCAAAACCTGTTCGTTTAATAATGACTTTGCAAGTGGTTTTGTATAATCCTCTTTTCAATCCAATCATATACGGactaaaaatgaaagaaatttcTAAACACCTGAAGAAGTTGTTCTGTCCAGCCAAAATGAATCAATGTCTCAACACTGATAAGTGA
- the LOC121615720 gene encoding olfactory receptor 11A1-like: MDSQVNITYITVDGYVEMHKYRFLYFVILFSAYILIICSNSTIVYLIWIHQNLHEPMYIFIAALLINSVVFSTAIYPKLFIDFLSEKQIISYSACLFQYHVFYSLAGSEFLLLAAMSYDRYVSICKPLQYPTIMKKTTVSTFLVLAWLVPAVECAVPAVLNANKKLCSFILKGIFCNNTVYKLHCVISESQVIRDMIILLNIVLLPMLFILFSYTRILIISYRSSGEVRRKAAQTCLPHLIVLINFSCLGLFDVIVIRLESYFPKPVRLIMTLQVVLYNPLFNPIIYGLKMKEISKHLKKLFCPAKMNQCLNTDK; this comes from the coding sequence ATGGATAGTCAAGtaaatataacatatataacTGTTGATGGATATGTGgaaatgcacaaatacagatttctttattttgtgattttgttcTCAGCATATATTCTGATAATCTGCAGTAATTCTACTATTGTCTATCTGATCTGGATTCACCAAAACCTCCATGAGCCGATGTACATTTTCATTGCAGCTCTGTTAATCAACTCAGTTGTTTTTAGCACTGCGATCTACCCAAAGCTGTTTATTGACTTTTTATCTGAGAAGCAGATCATATCTTAttctgcctgtctctttcagTATCATGTGTTTTACTCTCTCGCTGGTTCAGAGTTCTTACTGTTGGCAGCCATGTCTTATGACAGGTATGTGTCCATCTGTAAACCTCTGCAATATCCAACTATCATGAAGAAAACAACTGTTAGTACTTTCTTGGTTTTAGCTTGGCTTGTACCCGCTGTTGAGTGTGCAGTGCCAGCTGTACTGAATGCTAATAAAAAACTCTGtagctttattttaaaaggaATTTTCTGCAATAACACAGTTTACAAACTTCACTGTGTGATCTCAGAATCACAAGTTATACGTGATATGATAATTCTGCTAAATATTGTACTTCTTCCGATGCTCTTCATCCTTTTCTCATACACCAGGATACTGATAATATCCTATCGAAGTAGTGGAGAAGTCAGgagaaaagctgcacagaccTGTTTACCACATCTGATCGTTTTAATCAATTTCTCCTGTTTGGGTTTATTTGATGTCATTGTAATTAGATTAGAATCATATTTTCCAAAACCTGTTCGTTTAATAATGACTTTGCAAGTGGTTTTGTATAATCCTCTTTTCAATCCAATCATATACGGactaaaaatgaaagaaatttcTAAACACCTGAAGAAGTTGTTCTGTCCAGCCAAAATGAATCAATGTCTCAACACTGATAAGTGA
- the LOC121616423 gene encoding olfactory receptor 11A1-like, with amino-acid sequence MDSQVNITYITVDGYVEMHKYRFLYFVIFFSAYILIICSNSTIVYLIWIHQNLHEPMYIFIAALLMNSVLYSTAIYPKLFIDFLSEKQIISYSACLFQWFIYYSLAGSEFLLLAAMSYDRYVSICKPLQYPTIMKKTTVSTFLVSAWLVPAGQCAVPAVLNANKKLCSFTFKGIICNSTVYNLHCVRSRVMNIYGLIALVNLVLLPVLFILFTYTRIFVISYKSCREVRRKAAQTCLPHLMVLMNFSCMSVYDVLLLRLETDFPQTVRFIMMLQIIMYHPLFNPIIYGVKMKEIHKLLKTLFCKMV; translated from the coding sequence ATGGATAGTCAAGtaaatataacatatataacTGTTGATGGATATGTGgaaatgcacaaatacagatttctttattttgtgattttcttcTCAGCATATATTCTGATAATCTGCAGTAATTCTACTATTGTCTATCTGATCTGGATTCACCAAAACCTCCATGAGCCGATGTACATTTTCATTGCAGCTCTGTTAATGAACTCTGTTCTTTACAGCACTGCGATCTACCCGAAGCTGTTTATTGACTTTTTATCTGAGAAGCAGATCATATCTTAttctgcctgtctctttcagTGGTTTATATATTACTCTCTCGCTGGTTCGGAGTTCTTACTGTTGGCAGCCATGTCTTATGACAGGTATGTGTCCATCTGTAAACCTCTGCAATATCCAACTATCATGAAGAAAACAACTGTCAGTACTTTCTTGGTTTCAGCTTGGCTTGTGCCCGCTGGTCAGTGTGCAGTGCCAGCTGTACTGAATGCTAATaaaaaactctgcagcttcacttTCAAAGGAATAATCTGCAACAGCACAGTTTACAACCTTCACTGTGTGAGATCAAGAGTAATGAACATATACGGCTTGATCGCTTTAGTAAATCTTGTACTTCTCCCTgttctcttcatcctcttcacatACACCAGGATATTTGTAATATCCTACAAAAGTTGCAGAGAAGTGAGgagaaaagctgcacagaccTGTTTGCCTCACTTGATGGTTTTAATGAACTTTTCCTGTATGAGTGTATATGATGTACTTCTACTGCGACTGGAAACTGATTTTCCACAAACTGTACGTTTCATAATGATGCTTCAAATAATAATGTATCATCCTCTCTTTAATCCAATCATATAtggagtgaaaatgaaagaaattcaCAAACTCCTCAAGACGTTGTTTTGTAAAATGGTctaa
- the LOC121616431 gene encoding olfactory receptor 6N2-like: MDDEFNVTYITLDGYVEMHKYRFLYFVILFSAYILIICSNSTIVYLIWIHQNLHEPMYIFIAALLLNSVFFSSTIYPKLLIDFLSEKQIISYSACLFQGFLYYSLGGSEFLLLAAMSYDRFVSICKPLQYRTIMKKTTVCIFLVSAWLVPAGQIAVPAVLNANKKLCSFTFKGIICNSTVYNLHCVRSRAQAVYAVVILFNVALLPVLFILFTYTRILIISCRSCREVRRKAAQTCLPHLLVLISFSCLSAYEVIKLRVESDFPKTVRLIMLFQVISYHPIFNPIIYGLKMKEISKHLKRLFC, encoded by the coding sequence ATGGATGATGAATTCAATGTAACATATATAACTCTGGATGGATATGTGgaaatgcacaaatacagatttctttattttgtgattttgttcTCAGCATATATTCTGATAATCTGCAGTAATTCTACTATTGTCTATCTGATCTGGATTCACCAAAACCTCCATGAGCCGATGTACATTTTCATCGCAGCTCTGTTACTGAACTCTGTCTTTTTCAGCTCGACGATCTACCCGAAGCTGCTGATTGACTTTTTATCTGAGAAGCAGATCATATCTTAttctgcctgtctctttcagGGTTTTCTATATTACTCTTTAGGTGGTTCAGAGTTCTTACTGTTGGCAGCCATGTCTTATGACAGGTTTGTGTCTATATGTAAACCTCTGCAATATCGCACGATcatgaagaaaacaacagtttgtaTCTTCTTGGTGTCAGCTTGGCTTGTGCCCGCTGGTCAGATTGCAGTGCCAGCTGTACTGAATGCTAATaaaaaactctgcagcttcacttTCAAAGGAATAATCTGCAACAGCACAGTTTACAACCTTCACTGTGTGAGATCAAGAGCACAAGCTGTGTACGCCGTGGTCATTTTGTTCAACGTGGCACTTCTCCCTgtgctcttcatcctcttcacatACACCAGGATACTCATAATATCCTGTCGCAGCTGTAGAGAAGTGAGgagaaaagctgcacagaccTGTTTGCCTCACCTGTTGGTTCTGATCAGCTTTTCCTGTTTGAGTGCGTATGAGGTCATCAAACTGAGAGTGGAATCTGACTTTCCAAAAACTGTTCGTTTAATAATGCTCTTCCAGGTGATTTCGTATCATCCCATCTTTAATCCAATCATATAcggattaaaaatgaaagaaatttcCAAACACCTCAAGCGGTTGTTCTGTTAA
- the LOC121616424 gene encoding olfactory receptor 11A1-like, which translates to MDDESNVTYITLSGHVEVDKYRHLYFLIMFSVYILIICCNCTVACLIWKHKNLHEPMYIFIAALLINSVLYSTAIYPKLLIDFLSEKQIISYSACLFQFFLFYTLGSSEFLLLAAMSYDRYVSICKPLQYPTVMKKTTVCIFLVLAWIVPACHIAVPAILSAETTLCNFTLKAIFCNNSVYRLHCVRSTVITVYGVVALLDLAVVPLLFIIFTYTKIAVISYRSCREVRRKAVKTCLPHLLVLISFSCLTAYDVSIARVESNFPKNARLIMTLQIVLYHPLFNPLIYGLKMKEISKHLKRLFCQTKII; encoded by the coding sequence ATGGATGATGAGTCAAATGTTACATATATAACTCTGAGCGGGCATGTGGAAGTGGACAAATACAGACACCTTTATTTTCTGATCATGTTCTCAGTGTATATTCTGATAATCTGCTGTAATTGTACTGTTGCGTGCCTCATCTGGAAACACAAAAACCTCCATGAGCCGATGTACATTTTCATCGCAGCTCTGTTAATCAACTCTGTTCTTTACAGCACTGCGATCTACCCGAAGCTGCTGATTGATTTCTTATCTGAGAAGCAGATCATATCTTATTCAGCCtgtctctttcagttttttttattttacacctTAGGTAGTTCAGAGTTCTTACTGTTGGCAGCCATGTCTTATGACAGGTATGTGTCCATCTGTAAACCTCTGCAATATCCAACTGTcatgaagaaaacaacagtttgcATCTTCTTGGTTTTAGCTTGGATCGTACCTGCTTGTCATATTGCAGTCCCAGCAATACTGAGTGCTGAAACTACGCTGTGTAACTTCACTCTAAAAGCAATATTCTGTAATAATTCAGTTTACAGGCTTCACTGTGTAAGATCGACAGTAATTACTGTATACGGTGTAGTTGCTTTATTAGATCTCGCGGTTGTCCCTCTGCTCTTCATAATCTTCACTTACACAAAGATCGCTGTAATATCTTATCGGAGCTGTAGAGAAGTGAGGAGAAAAGCTGTAAAGACCTGCTTACCTCACCTGCTGGTTCTGATCAGTTTCTCCTGTTTGACTGCGTATGATGTCAGCATAGCTCGGGTGGAATCTAACTTCCCAAAAAATGCACGTTTAATAATGACTTTACAGATAGTTTTGTATCATCCTTTGTTTAATCCACTTATATAtggactgaaaatgaaagagattTCTAAACACCTCAAAAGGTTGTTCTGTCAAACCAAAATCATTTGA
- the LOC121615721 gene encoding olfactory receptor 6N2-like — MDLNVTYITLDGYVEVHKYRYLYFMIIFIAYILIICSNSTIVYLIWIHQNLHEPMYVFIAALLINSVLYSTAIYPKLLIDFLSEKQIISYSACLCQYFMFYSLGGSEFLLLAAMAYDRYVSICKPLQYPTVMRKATVIIFLASAWLVPACQLLVSTTVNANKKLCRFTLQVIFCNNSLYKLHCVPSRAISIYGVFILLNVALFPLLFILFTYAKIFTVTSRSCRAVRTKAAETCLPHLLVLMNFSLLCTYDVTLVRLESDIPKMARLIMTLQLALYHPLFNPVIYGLKMKEISKHLKQLFCQHKMNL, encoded by the coding sequence ATGGACCTAAATGTTACATATATTACTCTTGATGGGTATGTGGAAGTTCACAAATACAGATACCTTTAtttcatgattatttttatAGCATATATTCTGATAATCTGCAGTAATTCTACTATTGTCTATCTGATCTGGATTCACCAAAACCTCCATGAGCCGATGTACGTTTTCATCGCAGCTCTGTTAATCAACTCAGTTCTTTACAGCACTGCGATCTACCCGAAGCTGCTGATTGACTTTTTATCTGAGAAGCAGATCATATCTtattctgcctgtctctgtcaatattttatgttttactctTTAGGTGGTTCAGAGTTCTTACTGTTGGCAGCCATGGCCTATGACAGATATGTGTCTATATGTAAACCTCTGCAATATCCAACTGTCATGAGAAAAGCAACTGTCATTATCTTTCTGGCTTCAGCCTGGCTTGTGCCTGCTTGTCAGCTTTTGGTATCAACAACAGTAAATGCTAATAAAAAGCTCTGCAGGTTTACTCTGCAAGTAATTTTTTGCAATAACTCACTTTACAAACTTCATTGTGTGCCTTCAAGAGCAATATCTATATATGGTGTGTTCATTTTGCTGAATGttgctctttttcctctgctctttaTACTTTTTACGTACGCAAAAATATTTACTGTGACCTCTAGAAGCTGTAGAGCAGTGAGGACAAAAGCTGCAGAGACGTGTTTACCCCACCTGCTGGTTTTGATGAACTTTTCCTTGTTGTGCACATATGATGTTACTTTGGTCAGACTGGAATCTGATATTCCAAAAATGGCACGTTTAATAATGACTTTACAGCTGGCTTTGTATCATCCTCTCTTCAATCCAGTCATATATGGACTGAAGATGAAAGAAATTTCCAAACACCTCAAGCAGTTGTTCTGTCAACACAAAATGAACTTGTGA
- the LOC121615722 gene encoding olfactory receptor 11A1-like — translation MNEELNLTYITLSGYVEVDTFRYVYFVVIFIIYILIICCNSTIICLIVIHRNLHEPMYVFIAALLLNSVLYSLNIYPKLLIDFLSEKQIISYSACLFQFFLFYTLGGSEFLLLAAMAYDRYVSICKPLQYPTIMRKTSIGIFLLLSWLVPACLVAGAAAWSANMKLCSFTLRAIFCNNSIYKLHCVSSRALSMYGIIILLNIAFFPLLYIVFTYTKILIICYRSCGDVRKKAAQTCLPHLMVLISFSLLCSYDIIILRLESDIPKTARLIMTLQVILYHPLFNPIIYGLKMKDISKHLQRLLCSV, via the coding sequence ATGAATGAAGAATTAAATTTAACATATATAACTCTTAGTGGGTATGTAGAAGTGGACACGTTCAGATATGTTTATTTCGTGGTTATTTTCATCATATATATTCTAATCATTTGCTGTAATTCCACCATTATATGCCTCATTGTGATTCACAGAAACCTCCATGAGCCGATGTACGTTTTCATTGCAGCTTTGCTCCTCAACTCTGTTCTTTACAGCCTGAATATCTACCCGAAGCTGCTGATTGACTTTTTATCTGAGAAGCAGATCATATCTTATTCAGCCtgtctctttcagttttttttattttacacctTAGGTGGTTCAGAGTTCTTGCTGTTGGCAGCCATGGCCTATGACAGGTACGTGTCCATCTGTAAACCTCTGCAATATCCGACTATCATGAGGAAAACAAGCATCGGGATTTTCTTGCTGTTATCTTGGCTCGTGCCTGCTTGTCTGGTCGCGGGGGCGGCCGCTTGGAGCGCGAATATGAAACTCTGTAGCTTCACTTTGAGAGCAATATTTTGCAACAACTCCATTTACAAACTTCACTGTGTGAGCTCACGAGCCCTTTCCATGTATGGTATCATTATTTTGCTcaatattgcattttttcctTTGCTCTACATAGTTTTTACGTACACAAAGATACTCATAATATGCTATCGAAGCTGTGGAGATGTGAGGAAAAAGGCTGCACAGACCTGTTTACCTCACCTGATGGTTTTAATCAGCTTCTCATTGTTGTGTTCATATGATATTATTATACTTCGCCTGGAATCAGACATTCCAAAAACGGCACGTTTAATAATGACTTTACAGGTGATTTTGTATCATCCTCTCTTCAATCCAATCATATACgggctgaaaatgaaagacatTTCTAAACACCTCCAGAGGTTGTTGTGTTCAGTCTGA